ATCTCGCCAACGCTCACTCCATTGTTCTGCATTTCGGCGGCAGGGGTAACATCAGGCAGGTGCTTGTTCGCTTTTACAAAGGATTCCACCTCGGTAAGCGGGCGGAGGTTGTAGCCGTTCTCAAAGACAAAGTCGGCACCGCTGGTATTTACGGTAATCTCGTCGGCGCGTACCTTACCGGCAACGTCGAGCTTATAGGTTGAGTTGGCTTGGGTGGTTTTGCCGATAAGGACGTTATTGTTTACTTCATTTATCGAACAGAACGAGTTAAGCAACCCCTCGTAAGGGGCAGTTGCTTCTGGATGTATAAAAAACAACTCGGATAGGCCAAATCTCCCTCCATCGCCAGTACCCTCGTAAAAGGTAAATCGCAATTTTGTAAAAATTCCATATAAAGACGCATAAAAGTCATAATTACCATAATCTGTATTAGAATAGTCAGCAATGGTAACCCACGCATTATTGTTGTACATCTGATATCCTTCAATTTTAAATCTTCGCGCAGGCCAGTATCTTGTTGTCCATCCTACCCATGCCCCTGCTTGTGTATGATAACCTGGCAAATTCTCAATGGTAATAACTGTAGGATTTGAAGCACTAATCCCAGTTGAAGAATAGGATGGGACAAATCGACCATCAAATAAGGTATTCAAATCAACTAAACCTGTACCACTCTGAGTTACAGAATATCGTTTGGTTGAGTTGAAAAGTAGGTTGTTTTCCAAACCTACAGGATTCCTATTGGTGCTAATAACCTGCGAATGGCAGTTGATTGCCATTACGAGCAAGACAATACTTACCAGTACGGATGTTTTATTTGTAGATAGTTTCATACCCCGATTATTTATCTTTTAAGGTTTGTATTTCAGTATTCATTTTTGTAATCTGCTGTTGCTGTTTCTCAATTATCTTCTTCTGTTCGATCAAATACAGCGTCAGCTCCTCCACCTTCTGCAGCAGTTTGGCGTTCATTTCGCCAATGCTCACGCCATTTTGCGCTACCTCTTTTTCTGTTGGTATTTCGGGCAGATGGCCGTTGGTGCTAATAAACTGCTCTACCTCCGATAAGGGCTTTAGTTGGTAGTCGGGCTTAAAGACGAAGTCGGCCCAGCCGCTCTCCACCTTTACCTCCTTGGCGCGGATGGTGCCGTTGACATCGAGTTTATTGGTTGGTGTCATTGTGTTTACACCTATGTTTCCTTGTGGCGAAACAAATAAATGGTTAGCACCAATTATTGTTCCACCAGAAAAATCATCAAGAAAGTTAAGGTGCAGCGTATTATTGGTATAATGAACAAGAGCCCTCGCAGAACCAGGATTTCCTCGATCTGCACTTGGAGCACTTAGTTTTAAATCAGAGCCAAGAAAATGTGCTACACCTCCAACTACTAAACTATATTGAGGGTTGGATACTCCTATTCCAACATTTCCTGTTTGTAGATTCACCATTAAGTAATTACTACCAAGAGACGGATTGCCAATAATCACCTTTCTCGTAGAGAGACTGCTATTCGTTTTGTTATATCCTGCAATATAAATAGCAGTAGTATCCCAGCCTCTATAGGTTCCGATTAGGTCATAGCCACGATTTAGATCTACACTTCGCAATACATTATCCCAGCCATCCTTAATGGTTATTCTCGACCCAACTAATTCCTGAGAATAAGTAGCTATAGATATAATGCATAGAGATATGGTTACGATACAAGTTTTTCTCATTTCTTATTGCTTTTATTTCTTTTTAGGTTGTTCTCTTTTTTCAGCTTGTCGACTTCCTTTTTTAAGTCAATCACATACAGCGTCAGCTCCTCCACCTTTTGCAGCAGCTTGGCGTTCATTTCGCCAAGGCTCACGCCATTCTGCTCCACCTCTTTCGTGGTGGGGATTTCTGGTAGATGGCCGTTGGTGCTAATAAACTGCTCTACCTCGGCAAGAGGCCTAAGCTGGTAGTCGGGCTTAAAGACGAAATCGGCCCAGCCGCTCTCCACCTTCACTTCCTTGGCACGGATGGTGCCGTTAACGTCAAGCTTATTGGTCGGGTTTTCGGTGCCAATACCTACATTACCATTGCTGTTCATGAAAAAATTCATATTCCCCCCAGTAAATAGTTTTATTCCACCATAGCCGGATAGTGCAAATAGGGGTGATCCAGGTAGTTTGGTATCCCAATACCATTTATAGCCATAATGAGGCATATCTTTACCATCGTAAGTAAAATGATCAGATAAGCTGCATCCAAAAGAGTTCCCAAATCCAAAGTGAACACTTCCTGTCAAAACAACTAAGTCACCGTTAGAATCCTGAACAACTACTTTGCGCCAAGCCTCCCATGGGGTATTGTACGAGGGGGCTGTTCTGTAGTATATCCCTCCATCGTTAAAGTTAAGCTGATGGAACTTGTTTCCAGAATTGTCGGGAATCCAAGGTGCAATGGTAAGCAACCCAGAATACCCTCCCTCCCCAGGAACGCCTACGGCTGCTCTTGCCTTAAATTCGAATCTTGCCTCCTGCGAGTATCCCGATGGAAGCGTGTTGGCAACTCGAGTGTCGGCGATGCTAAGCTTTGCGGCCACCTGCGCTTGTGCATAGTGCGCGATAAGTAGTATTGCCAGTAATGGAATAGTTCTTTTCATTTATTTCTGATTTTATGCTGATTTATTTTTATTACCCGGTTTCTACCGCTTGACTTTTGATGAAATTGCCTGATCAACCTTTCGCTTAAGAGCTCTGTTCTCCTTCGAGAGCTGGTCTATTTTCTTACTCTGATCAATCAGGTACAGCGTCAGCTCCTCCACCTTTTGCAGCAGCTTGGCGTTCATTTCTCCAAGGTTAACGCCATTCTGTTCCACCTCTTTCGTTGTAGGAATTTCTGGTAAATGGCCGTTGGTGGTTATAAACTGCTCTACCTCTGCTAGGGGCTTTAGCTGGTAGTCGGGCTTAAAGACGAAGTCGGCCCAGCCGCTCTCCACCTTTACCTCCTTGGCACGGATGGTGCCGTTAACGTCGAGAAGATTCTGAGGGTTAGAGGTGCCAATGCCAACGTTGCCATTATCCTTTATTCTTAACCTCTCGATAGAGTTATCTGCGTTTGAATTGGTAATTAATGAAACGGTATAGAAGGCCAAATCGCTGCCCTGAGCCAGCCAACCACAACAGTGGTTTGTTCTTTCTGCAACTATTTTGGCAGCTATTGCATTAGGAGCAACATCGCGATAGCCATAGAATTTTATGCTATAGTTTCCTCCATCGAGCCCCATTGGGTCGTTGGGTCGTCCAATAAGCAATCCTCCACCTTCTCCCGCTCCTACATTTAAGCTCCCATTTGCATCTTCGATGGCTAGCTTGCACCAAGCCTCCCATGGGGTATTGTACGAGGGGGCTGTTCTATAGTATATTCCCCCATCGTTAAAGTTTAGCTGATGAAACTTGTTTCCAGAATTGTCGGGGGTCCAAGGTGCAATGGTTAGCATCCCAGAATAGTAACCTTCTCCTGGAACTCCAACGACATTTCTTGCCTTAAACTCGAATCTTGCCTCCTGTGAGTATCCCGATGGAAGCGTGTTGGCATCTCGTGTGTCGGCGATGCTAAGCTTTGCTGCCACCTGCGCTTGTGCGCAATGCGCGATAAGTAGTATTGCCAGTATTGGAATCGCTCTTTTCATTTATTTCTGATTTTATGCTGATTTATTATTATTACCCAATTACTACCGCTTGATTCTTGATGAAATTGCCTTATCAACCTTTTGCTTAAGAGTTCTGTTCTCCTTCGAAAGCTGGTCTATTTTCTTACTCTGATCGATCAGGTACAGCGTTAGCTCCTCCACCTTCTGCAGCAGCTTGGCGTTCATGTCGGCAACATTTAGCCCCTTATCCTTTACCTCCTGCTCCGATGGCATATCGGGTAGGTGGCTATTATCGGTAATAAAGGTTTCCACCTCCGACAGCGGCTTGAGCCTATAGGCAGGCTGAAAAACGTAGTCGGGCCACGAGGTTACGTTATCCACCGTTACCTTATCGGTACGGATACCTCCGTTTACAAATAGCTTATGGGTTTTATCGCTAACCGCATTTGAGGTGTTAGACCCTATAAAAGTTCGACCACCACCTAGACCAATTCTTATATCGCCACTGGATTCAAGATTTAGGTAAAGGGTATTGTTAACGCCTGTAGGGTAGGAGTCTACAACTAGGTAGCCATGTCCAGAACCGCCTCGCAGCCTTCCTGATTGCTGACCTCCTATATACACCCATTCGTTGTAGGCATTTCCTAGTATTGCGGATGCAAGAGTTCCATCATCCAGCAGCTTGCTATCGCTTACATGCAGCGGAACTCTGGGATCGGCAGGTCCAATACCAATATTCCCGGTAAAGCGGTTAGTGCCCCGCGTAGCCAGCTCGTACCATTGCGAGCCATAGCTGGCATCTAAATTACCGGTTGCTATCTTTCTAAAGAAAAGCCTGTCGTTTTCGCTGTAGCTGGAGGCAATTTGCAGCTGGTGGTTGTTCGTACTTTCCGAATGCCTTAGCACAAGAAGGTGATTCCATTGGTGCGTGTTATCGGAAACTTTACCCAAGAATTGCCCCTGTTGCTGATACATTCCGGAAGGAATTGGCCCATTAAAACCTGTAACGTATTGCTCTACTCCATTCCCTAATTGTTGGGCATTTAGCGCTGTTGCAGAAATACAGCAAAGGAAAAGCACAAGTATCGACTTCTTTTTCATCATAATTTTTTATTGTAATTATCCTTCAAAAGTAGCATTTATATATTTCAAAAAAGCCCGAAGCAGAAGATAGCCATGCGGGATAAAGCACAGGCAAAGCGGCGGAATACTTTCGCTGAGGCGTACTAGCATAGGCCTAGCGCTACTTCATTGGGCCTTCCTTTCGCAACAATCAGGAATCCCTGCCTATTCCTTTAGCTGCAGCTCCTAGTTTATGCCGATACCAACATCCATTTTCTCACTCTATACTACTTTCCCGTAGCTTAAAATGATAAAAAAGTAGTCTGGAACATAAAAAAAGCAGCTCCATTCCTTTAGAAAGGAGCTTCAGACATCAAAAAAGTAGTTTCAAACATCAAAAGCAATGCTGGTAGTATGCCGGCGAGGGTACAAACAACCTTTTTATTGTACCAGCAACAAAAAGGTTGTTCTAAAGTACTTTTTTGTACTCTGGAGTGACAGTTTTATTGTGGGTACAACTTTTTTTATGTTTCAACCTGCGGTTTTGTAGCTGCAACCCTCGGTTTTATTGTTTGTACCTGCACTTTTAATGTTTTTACCTGCTATGCCGAGGTTTGGGGCTTCGATAAGGTTGTTGAATACTTCGGCAATATCGCTACAAACAACGATCAGAATATTTTTTGGTTCATTGAGAAGAAAAAGTTCAAGAACTTCTTCTCGAATGACATTTCCCCCTATAAGTAATCAGCCGCTTGGTTTACACCAAACGGCTGATTTTCGTTTTATGCGGTCTGAGATCACTTCTTTTGTTAGACGGCATTGCAAATGCCGCCTGGCCTTACACGATGATGAGACTTTGCTCAGCAGGGGATAGTTTTATTCAAAATCACTAATTAACATTTCCAAAAAGCCGATTTCGGATTCCTTTTCTGGGATACCTCCCAAACACCATCGAAATCCATTTCTAATCCATTCTCGGAAATATAATACAATCCCTTCTTATAGCAGTGTAAAATAGTATCAAGCATTGAGTCAAGACTATCGTAAATGCTGACATATGTATCAAAATCTGGATTCCAGGGTTGAATACAATAAATTTTTTTTGTGCCAAATTCATACGCAAGATGATCTCCGTCCCCAGAAGAGCATAATGGGAACATTTTATTTTCTATAAACTGAAACAAATTATGTTCGTATAAAAAATTGACATCTTCTATACTATTTAAATAAAAACTAGAAAAGAAATAGAAATATTTAATAGATGTTTCATCATTTACGCTTGTGCCATCATGCCATTTATACAATGAAACAATTTCATCATCTACCTTTTCAATATTTAGATGATCTTTAACTACCTTCTCCAACTTGATGATATCAATCCCTGCATTAAAGTATCCCAAAACTGGGGCTTTCATTTTTTTTAGCCCCTCTTCAATTTGTGTTAATTTCTTCTCAATCATGACTATTACAATAAAAGTAAAAGTTCTAAAAATTCCATTGCTGGTGCTACAAATATAGGGAATACATGAGGTTCTGAAACAGGGGCCATTTTTAGATGTTTTGTTAAATCCGGTATAAGTACGACATGAAATATATCACCTGCTTTCATCCCCCTATAAAAAGAACTTAATGCCCCCCCTTGTATTCTTTGCTCCTCTACTCTTACACAATTTACAAAAGCTCCATATCCCCCTTCCTTTGTAGAGGCGTAAGGAAACTCGTCTCTCGAATATAATTTAGAACTACACATTTTCTTTCCTGTTGCTCTATAACGGTTTCTTTGAGTTTCTTTACCACCACCATTATATGTCAAAATACTCCATTCAGGATGAACACTTAAGGCTAATTCTGTATTCTTGTAAATTTCTGGAGTAATGGACTCATGAACAAAATATGTTGGTATTTGTCCTTCTAGATTTCCTCCCTGCAATGAAGCAGTCCATCCTGAAATATCTGAATTTGTTACATTACCCTGCCTAGGAACAAATTCATAATGTCCAGGAGTATACCCGGTTGTAATATACTGATGGCAAGTCCAATTGTCCTGTCTTATCCATGCATGGGTGTAACTACCTTCAACCCATACTATATCAACACCATTCGGACAACTAATGGTCGATCCTCCACCTGTTTCAGTTACTTCTCCAGCGGCACCCCCTCCATCTCCTCCAAAATCATAAAAATTGCATACTTCGTCCCAAGTGTACTCCTTCCCATTTTGATCATCTATATACCTACAGCCATCTCCATATTCTCCGTTCCAAACTGGCTTTAATCCATTTAAATCAAAAAATCCAATAGGATTACCCAGTGTCATGCAATATGGCGAAGCACCATAGGATTCCTCCGCCAACGGATCCATGCTGTGCCACCTCCCCAGCTCGTAGTCGTAGTAGCGGGCTCCGTAGTCCATCAGGTTCAGCGGCTGGGCGCCTACGTACGGGTTTTGCAGCTCCTTGCCCGTGTAAAGGTAGGGGTTTTTGTCGGCATTCATCACGCCGTGCGGCATGCCGTAGGGGTAGTAGTCGGTACTCTGCACCACCTGCACCTGCCCGGCTACGTTGGTGTAGGCCACGCGGGTGTTGCCCTGGTTGTCCTTCAGCAGGTACTGGTAGGTGCCGTTGGCTGTCACCATCCCCTCGTTGTGCAGCGCGTACTTCAGCGCCACAGCACCCGAGGCAGGCTTGGCGTATACCATGCTGCCGTGGTAGTAGGTGGTTGAGCCATCGGGATTAACGGTGGCCAGCCTTGTTCCGGTGGCATCGTAGAGGTTTCGCAGCACCGATGCCCCACTAGCTACCGTGCTTATCATGTTCAGCGTGTTGTAGGTAAAGTTCATCCCCTTGCGGCCATCTGTTATCATGTTGCCGTTGTCGTCGTAGGTGTAGCTGCCCGATTTGCTGCTGGTAACCGTGGCTAGCTGGTTGCCATTGTAGCTATAGCTGTAGCGGGTAGCGGCACCTGCGGCATCGGTGCGGTTAAGGGTAAGAATGTTACCGTTAAGATCGTAGGTGATATCCTTTTCCTCCAGCGAGGTGCCGCTGCTACCTCCCACAAAGTCGGAGGCGGTAAGGCGGTTCAGCGCGTCGTAGGTGTAGCCGTAGGTTTTCTTGGGCGCGGCTGTAGTGGCGCTGGTGCGGCTCTGCCAGGTGGCGCTGCTGATGTTGCCCGCGTACTGGGCGGCAGCGGTGGCTCCTGCTTCAGGCGTCTCGTAGGCCAACTTTAAGGCGAAGAGATCGCTACCTGCAGCGCTGTTGGGATCGTTAATCTGCGCTAGCCATCCCCTGATGTTGTAGGCATAGCGCTGGCTCTGGCTGGCATTGCCAATCAGCTTCTCCCTTACGTGCCCCAAATCGTCGTAGGTGTAGCTGGCTAGCGTGGTGGTGGCACCTCCGTTGTAGCTGGCGGCAAGGCTCTTCAGCACCCCGTTATCGTAGTAGCTGTAGGTGCGGAGCATCGTGGTGGTAATGGTTCCAAAGGTTTGAGTCTCCGTCACCTCCTGTAGCTGCCCGCGCCAGCCCAGTTTGCTCGATACAGTCATCTTAGCGGAGTTTCCAAGTATGGAGCCATCGCTTACTCCCTGTATTGCCTGCCCATCGGCATCGTAGTATATGGCCTTGGTGCTCCACGATGCTGTTTGGTATGGTATGTCATCAATGGTGCGCACCTTCACCTGCGTTATCCGGCCTAGCACCCTAGAGCTGCTGTCGGCGTAGGCCTTTGTCCTATCGAAGGTGGGTGCACCCGTAGGGTAATAGTCGTACCAAATGTAGCAGAGAGGTGTTAGCGTACCATCCGTGGTTGGCTTGGGATAGCTGGTGGTGGTATAGGCTACCCCACTCTCCTTATCGAACCATGCGTATCCTCCCGATTTGTAGGCTGCATCGATGCGCGCCTGCATGCTAGCCTGATCCGTCACGCTGTTGGCAAGCAAGCCAGATTCAATGTTGCGGTTGAGCTCGTCGTAACGGTAGTAGAGCCATTGCCCCTGCTTGCGCTGGTTACCATCCTGCACCGCTACCAGCCTATCACGGCCATCGTAAGCATAGTATATAGGAGCCATGCCAGGTGCCTTCTTTTTGATTAGTCGCCCATCATTGTCGTACTCGTAGTAGAAGGCAATGGCATCTAAAGTTGTTTGCGTATAGCCAATAGTGCTAGCCGAAAAACCTTCCACACCAACAAAATCAGGCTTTAAAGACAAACTACCAGCACCCATCACTACGTATGAGTTGCTATTTACACCTGTTAGATCGGTAGCACTGGTAACTTTTATGGCAGCGTCAGACATGCTGGCACTGTTACTTTCTGCATTAAACTTTGGAGGCAAAACCCATCTGAGCATACCGTAGTCGTCGTATACATACTGCGTAGTAGCATTTATTCCATTCGGATCTGCAATCGTACAAATGGTTCTACCCTGCAAATCCACATAGTGCCGAGACTTTCGTCCATCAGCATCGGTATTCTCACTCAAATAAAGCGTAGCCTCAGGGTAGTATCCCTTAGGAATAAGCGCTCCATCATCGTCCACCTTCCACATTCGAATTTGATTTGCGCTGTTGGCTCCAACTACATACTTAGCATAATCCTTAACAGTAGGATCAGGGGCAGCGGCCTGCCCGTTAGGATTACCCAGCCTTGTCTGTGAAACGGGTCGGCTTAACGGCGAACCATCGAACGTGATTTCGCTATAAGGTGTCTGCCCTGGATATAAAGATTGATAGAAGGAAGCCTGCTCAGTAAGGACTCCGCTGCGATAGCCACCTATTGCAGCATCCATGCTGGTGCTGTAGGGGAGGTATTGACGGTACTCCCTTCCCTGTGCATCGTATACATGGGGTTGCACCATATTTCGATACCCTCTGGGGGTGGCAATAGCCCCTATGCCTATTGTCTGTTCCAACTGGCCTAAACCGTTGAGATACTCAATAGTAGCACCCTGCTTCTGGGCAGGAAGATTCTGCAACTCCTGCAGCGTTTTTACCGAGTCAAGAGGAGCCTGGCTAATACGATAGTTCTTCCCGGATGTTGGTGATATAACCTGCTGAGCATATACATTCCCGCTAAAGAGAATGATCGCTATTGTAGAAATGAATATATTTTTCATTTATTTCTATTTTATTCAAGGATTAGATCTCCTGGATCAGTTTCAATATCAGTAACCTGTGTTACTTTTATAGTTGATAATTTATCGTGGTACCGAACATAAATATATCCCACCCTTGTTAGAGGAGTGTTTGTTGGAGTGCTGTATTGGGATATGTTAAATAGAAGCATTCCATTTTCTTTCCGAATATTTCTAAACCACGAATCACTTGAGTAAAGTGACCAACCTTCATAACTCGACAAGTCAAGAGAACATGCTTGCATTTTCCCATCAAAGAACAATTCAGCTGGTGGAATTGTACCACAATCCTGAGTGATTTCAAATGTCTTTATATCGCTGCCAGAAGATACAGTTACTTGTCCTTTAAGAGCCAATCCTTTATTTGCTAAACATGTAATAATGATACCATTATTCATTTTTTTTACTATAGCCCAATTGACGTTTGTGCTAGCATTCCATGACTCATTCCCTTTTATAATTGGAATGTATTGGGAGCCTCCTCCTTCTTTGAAGTGGAGAATACAACCTCTCACTTCGAATGCTGGTGCAAACAAGTTTGAAGTAGTTCCTGTTGATACCTGACCTGCTGAATGATTAAGTATTTGCCCTTTACTATTGGTAGTATATATGATATCCCCAGCATTGTTATATCTGTAATTAGTAACATCACCCAAATTGTCGGAAGTAGATTCTAATACCCCATTAATGTTCGAATTAAAGGTTCGGTAATTAACTCTTAATTTGTTGCTAGATACCATATCTCCAATCGACGATGTTATAATATCAGCCTTAGCATCATCACCACAATCATTAAAGTTGTAACTGCTATTTGATGCTAAATAATCAAGATAACCCGTATTAATATTTGTTGCCTGAATAATAGGCATCTTATATCTGTTCCAAATCATACTTGTTAGTAAACCATCTTTCCCTATTGACTCCTTCAAGGTTCCATCAGCATTATATGTATTCTTTGAAACAACCCTAAGTCTAGAATCAAATACTATCTTACAATTACAAGAATAGGTATCCTTTGAAATAGAAACAGAGATAGGCTTATAGTCTATTATCTTTTGTTTCGGTGTGAAAATTCTCACTTCATCGCTATAACCATTTGTTCCTCCATATCTTATCATTTTAAAATAATTTGTTGCAGATGTAAGTTTTTCAATGCCGTTAACGGTCACTCGATTAATAACCTCTACAGGAATACCTACCATATTTGCGCTATTCATATTCCTCATAGCACACAAGTATTCATCAAGATATAAATTGGTATAGTTTTGAATACACCTCCCTAATGATGGTTCATCTGTAATTTCAAAAGGATAAGTAAAAGAAGTACTAAGTAGATCACCATTGCTAGTCTTCTTTTCTATGCGCTTTGGCAAACATATGCTTATACTGTCATAATAATAATTGTAAGTTGTTGAATTAATTATTGGAATCGTACTTCCGTTATAATATTCAGTGGTAACTTTTTTTGATAGCACAAACGGATAGGTCAAGTATCTATAGGCAGATCCTGTATTGCTAACAGTATGGACTTGGAGTTTGCGGAGTAATGGATTATAACTGTCCTTCATCTCCCTAAAGAAGTACAAACATCGAACTCCGCTTGAATTTGGATTGCCTAAACGTTCCCACGTATTATCCTCACTGCATACTAAGTTTTTATTGATGTCATATTTAGAGATGTTCAATACATTTCCTCGTTCAAAGAAACGCGAGTTATAAGTCTTATACCTTAATAGTTGACTATTTAAAACATAGTCAGGGGGGATGTCGGCATATCCATTGTCATGGTTGGTATATCGTATTGTCGTATAAGTCGCCCCCCCATTTTCTGCTGTTTTTATAACAACTGCTGAATATCCAATGTATTCTTCGTTGTTATTCAGAGTTAGAGGAATCGCAGGCTCACACAATTTCTCAAAAGTATTCCCCCACAAAATTCCCGCTTTGCTTTCTTCTGGTAAATATCGAGGCAAAACGTTTAAGACACCAGAAGACGGGGCTCCATCTCCTGCTTGCATGTAATTTACCTTATAGGTATATTGTTTTTCTGAATTCGGATTGGTACTGCCTATATCAAATGTTTTGATTGACTTAATTCTTAATCCGCTAGCTTTCCCTGTAAGTGCAGACACCTGTGTTCTATCCTGTTCGTTAACAAACTTCGAGTAATCGTTAATTTCATACTCGTATTCTGTCTTTCCTCCTATTGGATAAGTTATTGCTTGTAGCATGCCAGTTTGCAGATATGCCTCATTCACTACTTTCCTTGCCTCCAAATCGTTGGCATATTGTCCGTATGCCATACCGTTATTATACCCCCAATGATCTCCAACTACCTCTAGGTATCTTGGAACTGAACTTCTGCTTTTATAGGAAAGAGAATACGTCCCCAACAGAGTTTCCGCACCATCCTTAATGCTTAGGTTATCTAAAAATAGCCGTTCGTTAGGGCTATTATTGTATGCAAAATCAAAATTCTTTATAACCCTATTATTTTCTTTTACACTTATTCGATCAAGTTTCAACCATAGTATGCGTTGATATACATCTGCAGGAAATGTTTTGCCGCTCCAGTAGGGTGCCGAACTACTATTTAGGAAAGTTGTATCAATCGCAGCCCCATCAATTTTACAAGCCCTGTATAAAGAAGTGGGGTAGGTATACTCATCGCTTTTCGATTTTGAGAAGACGATTTCATCTCTATTATTATATTTTATTGAGGATAAGTATTTAGGCCGCATAAACTGTACATCATTGCTCCAAACCAATTGATCAACGCCTCCAGAATAAGCATAATCTTGCTTGCTAATTTGAGCTACAAAAGGGCCTATTTCATAATTAAACGTAAACGAATCAAAATTATCCGCTGAGGTTACATTTTTTAGTGCCCAAGAAGTAGGAATATAGCTAGGTTCACTTGCATTCCCTGCTTTAATAGATTCATATTCTTCAAAATAAAAATGATTCCCCTTTTCGTCGTATATATCAAAAGATTGTAAATCAGAAGAAAATTTAATTTTAAAATTTTCTTCTGATTGTATTACTATTCCTCCATCATTTTCATTAATATAAAAATGGCCAGAATAGCCTAAAAAATTGAAAAAGAATTCGTCAGGCTCGTCAAAATTTTCTGCAACATACTTATAGTATTCATTGCGTTCATCTGCAGCTTTTCCCGTAAGTTCTAAGCCATAACTAGCCCAATCTGAGCGCCTCATTATCTCTTCTGATTTCCAAATATTGGGGGATGTGAAACTTCCTCTCCAAAATAAGACCTCATCTGGAAATTTGTGTACCATTCTTGTAATTATTCCTCCAGCATTTAGATTCCATCCCATACCAACCCATGATGGATGCTCATCTACCTTAACCCCATCGCTGCTGTAAACAAGACTTATGGGTACACTTATATTTTTCCCCTTAAGTACATGAATTGGAATTGATACTGGACTACGTCCAGTAAACAAACTACCACCTTCTGAATCCTGCCCATAGGAGGTTATCGTAATCAATAGATTCACTGCTAGGAGCAGTAACATTTTCACTTTTTTCATCCGAAAATAATTTGTTTTAGTAGATTGGATAGAACTCGCATGGCAACTTTCATCTAAATGTTTTGTTGTGAAAAATGCTAGTTTCATATCAGATAGTTGTTTCTTTAATTTACAAATAAAGTTTGTTGAGACTACGTATAGTGACTAAAATAGTCACTATACAGTGATTCAACCATTAAGAT
This window of the uncultured Acetobacteroides sp. genome carries:
- a CDS encoding BACON domain-containing protein; this encodes MKLAFFTTKHLDESCHASSIQSTKTNYFRMKKVKMLLLLAVNLLITITSYGQDSEGGSLFTGRSPVSIPIHVLKGKNISVPISLVYSSDGVKVDEHPSWVGMGWNLNAGGIITRMVHKFPDEVLFWRGSFTSPNIWKSEEIMRRSDWASYGLELTGKAADERNEYYKYVAENFDEPDEFFFNFLGYSGHFYINENDGGIVIQSEENFKIKFSSDLQSFDIYDEKGNHFYFEEYESIKAGNASEPSYIPTSWALKNVTSADNFDSFTFNYEIGPFVAQISKQDYAYSGGVDQLVWSNDVQFMRPKYLSSIKYNNRDEIVFSKSKSDEYTYPTSLYRACKIDGAAIDTTFLNSSSAPYWSGKTFPADVYQRILWLKLDRISVKENNRVIKNFDFAYNNSPNERLFLDNLSIKDGAETLLGTYSLSYKSRSSVPRYLEVVGDHWGYNNGMAYGQYANDLEARKVVNEAYLQTGMLQAITYPIGGKTEYEYEINDYSKFVNEQDRTQVSALTGKASGLRIKSIKTFDIGSTNPNSEKQYTYKVNYMQAGDGAPSSGVLNVLPRYLPEESKAGILWGNTFEKLCEPAIPLTLNNNEEYIGYSAVVIKTAENGGATYTTIRYTNHDNGYADIPPDYVLNSQLLRYKTYNSRFFERGNVLNISKYDINKNLVCSEDNTWERLGNPNSSGVRCLYFFREMKDSYNPLLRKLQVHTVSNTGSAYRYLTYPFVLSKKVTTEYYNGSTIPIINSTTYNYYYDSISICLPKRIEKKTSNGDLLSTSFTYPFEITDEPSLGRCIQNYTNLYLDEYLCAMRNMNSANMVGIPVEVINRVTVNGIEKLTSATNYFKMIRYGGTNGYSDEVRIFTPKQKIIDYKPISVSISKDTYSCNCKIVFDSRLRVVSKNTYNADGTLKESIGKDGLLTSMIWNRYKMPIIQATNINTGYLDYLASNSSYNFNDCGDDAKADIITSSIGDMVSSNKLRVNYRTFNSNINGVLESTSDNLGDVTNYRYNNAGDIIYTTNSKGQILNHSAGQVSTGTTSNLFAPAFEVRGCILHFKEGGGSQYIPIIKGNESWNASTNVNWAIVKKMNNGIIITCLANKGLALKGQVTVSSGSDIKTFEITQDCGTIPPAELFFDGKMQACSLDLSSYEGWSLYSSDSWFRNIRKENGMLLFNISQYSTPTNTPLTRVGYIYVRYHDKLSTIKVTQVTDIETDPGDLILE